AACTTATTGCTGGATATTTTAATAACAATCATTTTACAGATATTTACAGACGTGGAGGAAATTGTTGCTACTTTTCcattaaagaaggaaaaacccacaatgttCACAATGAAACTGGAACCTGACAGAAgttataataaatgaaatgtattaaaaattaacTTGTGAAAAATTCAGACATTGCTTTCGATTTGTGGTTTAActgaagcatttaaaaaaacaaaccaatgaaACTGGTCTGGACAAAAATGGTGGTACCTAGAAAATAACTTGACCACAGgaacatgtttaaattaaagtgtcacaggtgtcttcacacTTGTAGTCGGTCGTTCTGCCtgtttaaagggtgaaaagtggtcactgtgctgtttggtatcatggtgtgaaCCTCACTCAACATAGACCTCAGAGATCAGGAGCAACCATTTCATCATACTGGACCTCAGTGATGTCACGCTGGTCGGATCCTGTCAGTGGGTGTGAAACACCTGAGTCCACCACACACTCCAcctgattcaaacacacactccacctgattcaaacacacactccacctgattcaaacacacactccacctgattcaaacacacactccacctgaGTCCACCACACACTCCACCTGattcaaacacaaacttcacctgattcaaacacacactccacctgattcaaacacacactccacctgattcaaacacacactccacctgattcaaacacaaacttcaCCTGATTCGTGAACATCTGTTATAAATATATGAATGAGTGAAGAGAAGTCACCGTGATGCAGTCAACCAATGAGCAGCTCGCACCTGCACCACTTAGCAGCtctgcattattattatgaatatgtAATATTACTTTTAATTCTATATTATCTCTCACGTTCAGTCTCCTACTTGACAGACTGTTGATttcatttctgatgtttttcacatttgaatcaTCTCAGCAGCTGAAGAGGTAAATTATTTACCCTAAGACACCTTCTACTCAGGTGATGCTTTCTGCAATGTGACaaaagacatcatcatcatcatcgtcatcatcatcatcatcatcatcatcgtcatcatcatcatcatcatcatcatcatcatcatcatcatcagtagtagtagtagtagagcagggggactgtttgtctttgttcctGCTCACAGTTTGCTTCTCTCCATACTTTCAAACTATAGAGTAGCTGAACAGGACAAGATGCTCATTGATCTGAGCTCTATACTCGATTGAAGATGACATCTAATGAATGGTGATCAGCTACTGCAGCTCCTCAATTCAACGtttgtcttttactttttagaCTTAAAATAGTTGTTGAAATATCACATGAAAGCAAAACttaacaacatttaatgtatttattgatagtttattgatttatagTGAAGAACTAATGTACAAATATCTTTGTatgatgtttacatttgtaCAAATTCAGTCATTTACAGGTTATTAAGAgctacaaaaatacaaaaggacGTGAAGCCACAAAGTGAcgtttgattaaaacaaaatgtgttttacatcagCAGCAGGGAGATGAGTCCATGTGTTCAGGTTtgtcctgtgtgctgttgtgtgtctctgtgctgctgccttgtgtgtgtgaacacacactctgctggGTTTGCTCCTCTGAGCTCCTCCTGATAGTCAGCTCTCTCTCAGCCTCCTCCACACTCGGGACTTTGGCTGCCTGGATGTGGAGCTTCCCGTCTGGATCCATGGAGCAGGTGATGGCTTCAGGGTTCAGTCCTTCAGGCAGATCAAACTCCTGTCTCAGCTCCTGCAGTCGGTAAGAGTAGGAGCCTTTCCCgtcctcctgcttcttctccGTCTTCCCGCTGACCCTCAGCTTCCTGCCCACCTGCCTGACACACAGCTCCTCTGGAGAGAAACCTCGAGTGTCCAGGGTCAGGCCAAAGTGCTCTCCGTCTTTCTCCAGCTGGAAGGAGACCGGCTGCAGGGCCACGCTGCTTTGGAAAGGCTCCGTCTCCTCCAGGATCTTGTGTTGAACTCTGTCCATCAGCTCCAGACCGCTGCGCAGCTCCTGtaggtttctctgcagcagatgcTGCTGGTGGAGCAGAGGTCGGACCTCTGGCCACAGGCTGCGTGCGGGACAGTAGAAGTCCATGAAGGGACTGAGGGTGGGCTGAAGTGAACCAGAGCAAAGCATCTTCAGAGTGTTTCAGCGTGTTGAGTCCTCTTGTTGGAGATGAAACACTGTCACCGTGTCTGTTCTCTTCGCTGCTGCTTGTGCTGCTTTCTGTCT
The Anabas testudineus chromosome 22, fAnaTes1.2, whole genome shotgun sequence DNA segment above includes these coding regions:
- the LOC113148411 gene encoding heat shock protein 30-like, with protein sequence MLCSGSLQPTLSPFMDFYCPARSLWPEVRPLLHQQHLLQRNLQELRSGLELMDRVQHKILEETEPFQSSVALQPVSFQLEKDGEHFGLTLDTRGFSPEELCVRQVGRKLRVSGKTEKKQEDGKGSYSYRLQELRQEFDLPEGLNPEAITCSMDPDGKLHIQAAKVPSVEEAERELTIRRSSEEQTQQSVCSHTQGSSTETHNSTQDKPEHMDSSPCC